The following are encoded together in the Methanosarcina flavescens genome:
- a CDS encoding sensor histidine kinase, with the protein MQRSNFLELEQVDTLENVERIQNAISTEQRYIDRTAHDWACWDDTYKFIKDRNLEYIYKNLQDQTLAGIKLHVTLFVNESGDVVYAKSIDANTSKRTKFPEELLSLVEDGTLLTRTENETISGFVLLEESPMFIACHPILTSNSKGPVRGTLIFGKYFDEALLASFEDATCYSLTMYRTYEELPADVRSQIKSFSDFPDRPIIIPENDERIAGFFELEDISGKPALIIKADFPRRLYSNGERILDNMYFFLLLTGLMTGIGVKFALDRLFVSRIIQIDDFVTRIRSDKDFSRNLHLKDNDELYRLSKEINGMLNEINLAEQELKAQEREKKVLLDSLNELVIFINPQHKIIWANKAALEYMNTELQKAVGMSLKDISGTSSPLSDSLELEQIFVEGKKKSVEFTSMDSRVWLVQATPVTEDNGKIIGVLETCRDITENKAAETLLKEKQIAEAANRTKSEFLANMSHELRTPLNSIIGFADLLYEQVYGELNERQLKSVGNISKSGKHLLSLINSILDLSKVEAGKMELNYKQFELASKINTIKSLVSPIADKKNIQIEIDIDSDLATICADEARFAQVMYNLVDNAIKFSYENGHIKIGARRKGEMVEITVCDTGIGVKPEDQSKLFKPFSQVDSFLSKKYEGTGLGLSLVKQIVKLHGGYVWFRSNPGEGSTFAFAIPIEGKRDCSGKIRINKNRIE; encoded by the coding sequence ATGCAGCGTTCTAACTTTCTGGAACTTGAACAGGTGGACACACTGGAGAATGTAGAGAGAATACAGAATGCGATTTCAACTGAACAGAGATACATTGATCGTACGGCACATGATTGGGCATGCTGGGATGATACATATAAATTTATCAAAGACAGGAATCTGGAATATATATATAAAAACCTACAAGACCAGACCCTTGCAGGAATCAAGCTTCATGTGACACTTTTTGTAAACGAATCCGGAGATGTGGTTTACGCAAAATCAATAGATGCTAATACCTCAAAAAGAACCAAGTTTCCGGAGGAGCTTCTTAGCCTGGTAGAAGACGGAACTCTTCTCACAAGGACAGAAAATGAAACCATAAGCGGTTTTGTATTACTCGAAGAAAGCCCTATGTTTATTGCCTGTCATCCAATCCTTACGTCAAATTCAAAGGGACCTGTGAGAGGCACTTTGATTTTCGGAAAATATTTTGATGAGGCACTTCTGGCTTCTTTCGAAGATGCTACCTGTTATTCCCTTACAATGTACAGAACTTATGAAGAATTGCCTGCTGACGTCAGATCACAGATTAAAAGCTTTTCGGATTTTCCAGATAGACCCATCATTATACCTGAAAACGATGAGAGAATAGCAGGTTTCTTCGAATTAGAAGATATTTCAGGCAAGCCTGCCCTTATTATTAAAGCAGATTTCCCCAGAAGGCTCTATTCAAATGGCGAGAGAATCCTGGATAATATGTATTTTTTCCTTTTACTAACCGGACTTATGACAGGCATAGGAGTTAAATTTGCACTTGACAGGCTGTTCGTCTCAAGAATAATACAAATTGACGATTTCGTTACTCGGATCAGGTCGGATAAGGATTTTTCCAGAAACCTGCATCTTAAAGACAATGATGAGCTCTATCGCCTTTCAAAAGAGATTAACGGGATGTTAAATGAAATTAATCTTGCAGAACAGGAATTAAAAGCGCAGGAACGGGAAAAAAAAGTCCTTCTTGACTCCCTAAATGAACTGGTTATTTTCATAAATCCTCAACATAAGATCATCTGGGCAAATAAAGCTGCCCTTGAATATATGAACACGGAACTTCAAAAGGCAGTTGGAATGTCCCTTAAGGATATTTCCGGTACAAGTAGCCCGTTGTCCGACTCCCTGGAGCTTGAGCAAATTTTCGTAGAAGGCAAAAAAAAATCAGTAGAATTTACTTCTATGGACAGCAGGGTCTGGTTGGTTCAGGCGACCCCTGTAACCGAAGATAACGGAAAAATAATAGGAGTCCTCGAAACCTGTAGAGATATTACGGAAAATAAAGCTGCAGAGACACTCCTTAAGGAAAAGCAAATCGCAGAAGCTGCAAACCGTACCAAGAGTGAGTTCCTAGCAAATATGAGCCACGAACTGAGAACTCCGCTTAATTCGATAATAGGATTCGCTGACCTGCTGTATGAACAGGTATACGGTGAATTGAATGAAAGGCAACTAAAATCTGTAGGGAATATCTCTAAGAGCGGAAAACATCTTCTTAGTCTGATAAATAGCATCCTGGATCTTTCAAAAGTAGAAGCAGGAAAGATGGAGCTGAATTATAAACAGTTTGAGCTCGCAAGCAAGATTAACACAATAAAAAGCCTTGTGTCTCCCATAGCCGATAAAAAAAATATTCAAATTGAAATCGATATAGATAGCGACCTTGCCACCATCTGTGCAGATGAAGCCAGATTCGCTCAGGTAATGTATAACCTCGTGGATAACGCTATAAAATTCTCCTATGAAAACGGGCATATAAAAATAGGAGCGAGAAGAAAAGGGGAAATGGTGGAAATAACAGTCTGCGACACAGGAATTGGCGTTAAACCAGAAGATCAGAGCAAACTTTTCAAGCCCTTCAGCCAGGTTGATTCCTTTTTGTCTAAAAAATACGAGGGGACCGGACTGGGACTTTCGCTGGTTAAGCAGATTGTCAAGTTACATGGCGGGTATGTATGGTTCAGGAGCAATCCTGGAGAGGGAAGCACCTTTGCTTTCGCAATTCCTATAGAAGGCAAGAGAGACTGTAGTGGAAAAATACGGATTAATAAAAACAGGATCGAATGA
- a CDS encoding YkgJ family cysteine cluster protein: MAKKMGISIADFRIRYLDMLKMDDGTQIQVLKLGKLCPFLNEDDVCECRDFKPILCKIYPVVFTIKDDNINFMIDNWCKLSKKKACRLYFETAIPLLLDLEIPIEWLRHVTSYDNLSFDYDQLEKCRRGKNKYAIFSLEELLSLQKSEIETSSLCIDFGQKVEEPVF; encoded by the coding sequence ATGGCAAAGAAAATGGGTATAAGCATAGCGGATTTCAGAATTCGCTACCTGGATATGCTTAAAATGGATGATGGAACTCAAATACAGGTATTAAAATTAGGAAAGCTATGCCCGTTCTTAAATGAAGACGATGTATGCGAGTGCCGGGATTTTAAGCCGATATTGTGTAAGATCTATCCTGTAGTTTTTACGATTAAAGACGACAATATAAATTTTATGATAGATAACTGGTGTAAATTATCGAAAAAAAAGGCATGTAGGCTTTATTTTGAAACTGCTATACCGCTTTTATTAGATCTTGAAATTCCGATAGAATGGTTAAGGCATGTAACTAGCTATGATAATCTCAGTTTTGATTACGATCAACTGGAAAAATGCAGGCGAGGGAAAAATAAATATGCAATTTTTTCGCTGGAAGAACTGCTGAGTTTGCAGAAATCCGAGATAGAGACATCCAGCCTGTGTATTGATTTTGGTCAGAAAGTTGAAGAGCCTGTTTTTTAA
- a CDS encoding ABC transporter permease, which yields MRNSTYVKMALNMLLHSKLRSWLTIVGIVIGVGAVVGILSLGDAMEEQVQSRLSEMDLTKIAISPGYTRAMSNMPGHPGGGDSAMDSELTEDDLDALQGIEGIQYIAGEISGSEEVDYAGENATLSITGVDPQIWKYMTTLETQSGRLLEPTDRYVAVIGNDVASGVYGRDIGVNQVITVNGKSVRVIGILTEEGGFGDSNIYMPIDGAVNLIEDAEKGVFDTIMVKAQSEDLVDTVMEDITDKLMVSRHVMREDEMDFSVTASKSMAESVTEMTSSMTLFLGAIAAVSLIVGAVGIANTMFTSVLEKTKEIGTMKAIGAKNRDILMIFVFNSAMVGFVGGIFGVMLGAFISTLFPILGMTMMRSGGDSGISLSLHLMLFGLVLAIVIGIVSGAVPAYRASRLKPVDALRYE from the coding sequence ATGCGAAACTCTACTTACGTGAAGATGGCTCTGAATATGCTTCTGCACAGTAAACTGCGAAGCTGGCTGACCATTGTAGGGATTGTTATAGGGGTCGGGGCTGTTGTAGGCATTCTTTCCCTGGGGGATGCTATGGAGGAACAGGTTCAGAGCAGGCTTTCCGAGATGGATCTGACAAAAATAGCTATAAGTCCGGGATACACCAGAGCGATGTCAAATATGCCCGGGCATCCTGGAGGAGGCGATTCAGCTATGGATTCCGAATTGACAGAAGATGATCTTGATGCACTTCAGGGTATAGAGGGGATACAGTATATAGCGGGGGAGATTTCAGGCAGTGAAGAAGTGGATTATGCAGGAGAGAATGCTACACTCTCGATTACGGGTGTGGATCCTCAGATCTGGAAATACATGACTACTCTGGAAACGCAGTCAGGAAGATTGCTTGAGCCGACTGACAGGTATGTGGCAGTTATAGGGAACGATGTTGCCAGCGGAGTTTATGGCAGGGACATAGGGGTCAATCAGGTAATAACAGTAAATGGTAAGTCCGTACGTGTTATCGGTATTCTGACCGAGGAAGGCGGTTTTGGGGACAGCAATATTTACATGCCTATCGATGGAGCAGTAAACCTTATCGAGGATGCAGAAAAAGGCGTTTTTGATACAATCATGGTAAAAGCACAGAGTGAAGACCTTGTGGATACTGTAATGGAAGATATTACAGATAAGCTCATGGTTTCGAGGCATGTTATGCGGGAAGATGAAATGGACTTTTCCGTAACTGCGTCAAAATCCATGGCTGAGTCCGTTACCGAAATGACGTCCTCCATGACACTTTTCCTGGGAGCTATTGCTGCGGTATCACTGATTGTGGGAGCTGTGGGAATTGCAAATACGATGTTTACCTCCGTCCTCGAGAAAACAAAAGAGATCGGTACTATGAAAGCGATAGGGGCGAAAAACCGCGACATCCTTATGATCTTTGTCTTTAACTCTGCAATGGTCGGTTTTGTCGGAGGGATTTTTGGAGTTATGCTTGGAGCTTTTATCTCAACTCTATTTCCTATACTTGGCATGACCATGATGAGATCCGGAGGGGACTCAGGCATCTCGCTCTCACTTCACCTTATGCTCTTCGGCCTTGTCCTTGCCATTGTTATAGGCATTGTCTCCGGAGCTGTTCCGGCTTACAGGGCTTCCAGGCTGAAACCTGTAGATGCCCTGAGGTATGAATAA
- a CDS encoding COG1361 S-layer family protein, whose translation MKNFSLLTLLIIYSSVLVLGAGTTFAASGLIDSSSVQANVTNQNPDAARPGEPVELTISLQNIGSNDLKNINVAIEPQYPFSKVSGEPLEKEVSYLNARQEDNDAAVLKFKLMTDSNASEGTYDLNIVTTAREDGSSSKSVKTTKTIQLEVRGKEYAQIVTINTANIDLAKEEPLEFIITNTGSSPLKNMVISWKDPKGVILPVYSDNTKYVKYLEPEDSVTVAYSVMADVNANPGLYTLDVNLSFEDYESNAKSIQTTAGLFVGGETDFDVSFSESDQGEISLSVANVGNNMAYSVKVSVPEQEGFRVTGSSSSIVGNLEKGDYTIASFNVASAQATDEGESPGIAKARGDAVEDNESSASTASPPLKVQIEYTDAKGERITVDKAVAVQMSAPEGTATETGPRARSSSLGSYTPYFVLILVAVTGLFIYREKKQAKGEKKSRNKGIGDQKYDSGTTRD comes from the coding sequence ATGAAAAATTTTTCTTTGTTAACGCTCCTGATTATATATTCTTCAGTGCTGGTGCTGGGAGCGGGAACAACTTTTGCTGCAAGCGGACTGATAGATTCTTCATCCGTTCAGGCAAATGTAACTAATCAGAATCCCGATGCAGCACGCCCAGGGGAACCGGTCGAACTTACTATCAGCTTACAGAACATAGGAAGTAATGACCTGAAGAATATTAATGTTGCAATCGAGCCTCAATACCCTTTCAGTAAAGTTTCCGGGGAACCACTTGAAAAGGAGGTCTCCTACCTGAATGCACGGCAGGAAGATAATGATGCAGCCGTTCTTAAATTCAAGCTCATGACCGATTCCAATGCTTCCGAAGGCACATATGACCTCAATATCGTCACAACTGCCAGAGAGGACGGATCCTCGTCAAAATCAGTTAAAACCACAAAGACCATCCAGCTCGAGGTAAGGGGCAAAGAGTATGCACAGATCGTTACCATAAACACGGCAAATATTGATCTAGCAAAGGAAGAACCTCTGGAATTCATAATAACGAACACCGGAAGTTCACCCCTGAAAAATATGGTAATCTCCTGGAAAGATCCCAAAGGCGTTATCCTGCCGGTGTATTCGGATAACACGAAGTACGTCAAATACCTAGAGCCTGAGGATTCCGTAACGGTTGCTTACTCAGTCATGGCAGACGTAAACGCTAATCCTGGACTTTATACCCTAGATGTGAATCTCAGCTTTGAAGATTATGAGTCGAATGCAAAAAGTATCCAGACAACTGCAGGGCTCTTTGTAGGCGGGGAAACCGATTTCGATGTTTCTTTCTCGGAAAGCGATCAGGGAGAGATTTCCCTCTCAGTAGCAAACGTGGGCAATAATATGGCATATTCCGTGAAAGTATCCGTTCCAGAACAGGAAGGCTTCAGGGTAACAGGGAGCTCTTCATCGATTGTTGGAAACCTTGAGAAGGGAGATTATACAATTGCATCTTTTAATGTTGCGAGCGCACAGGCTACAGATGAGGGAGAATCGCCGGGCATTGCAAAAGCACGTGGGGATGCAGTAGAAGACAATGAAAGTTCGGCTTCAACCGCTTCGCCTCCGCTAAAAGTCCAGATTGAGTATACCGATGCAAAAGGGGAAAGAATAACGGTTGATAAGGCTGTCGCAGTCCAGATGTCTGCACCTGAGGGTACTGCCACTGAAACTGGCCCGCGAGCACGCAGTAGTAGCCTCGGTTCATACACACCCTATTTCGTGTTAATATTGGTTGCAGTAACTGGGCTATTTATATACCGCGAGAAAAAACAGGCAAAGGGTGAGAAAAAATCCAGAAATAAAGGAATTGGGGACCAGAAATACGACTCCGGGACAACGAGAGACTAA
- a CDS encoding ABC transporter ATP-binding protein: MTLTEIIGAFKTKLNASNLLNSLEKAADFYGESDIDSEMDDSGETLKNNPYSSSDSAFVNNAFVNNAFVNNASVKSLDAENVSGNRKVPLIKLNDVWKIYQMGESDFAALRGINLEIYEGEFLVVLGPSGSGKSTLMNLIGCLDLPSRGTVFLNSGDISELEESELARIRGQMIGFIFQSFNLIPTLNTLENVLLPLEFQEEDPHTAQKKAAYLLEIVGLSDKKHNLPSQLSGGQRQRVAIARSLAVNPPVILADEPTGNLDSKTGNYILEFLNSLNKKEGKTVIIVTHDLELIKYATRIVYIRDGRIEKVEECILDEGRK; encoded by the coding sequence ATGACACTTACAGAAATCATAGGGGCATTTAAAACGAAATTAAATGCCTCAAATCTTCTGAATTCGCTTGAGAAAGCTGCAGATTTCTACGGTGAATCTGATATTGATTCTGAGATGGACGACTCGGGGGAGACTCTAAAAAACAATCCTTACAGCAGTTCAGACAGTGCTTTTGTCAATAATGCTTTTGTCAATAATGCTTTTGTCAATAACGCTTCTGTCAAAAGTCTGGATGCAGAGAATGTCTCTGGGAACAGGAAAGTTCCACTTATCAAACTGAATGATGTATGGAAAATCTACCAGATGGGAGAGTCCGATTTTGCAGCCCTCAGGGGAATAAATCTTGAGATTTATGAGGGGGAGTTCCTCGTAGTCCTTGGTCCGAGCGGAAGTGGAAAAAGCACACTTATGAATCTGATAGGCTGCCTGGATTTGCCATCGAGAGGCACAGTTTTCCTGAACTCAGGTGATATCTCGGAACTTGAGGAATCCGAACTTGCCAGAATCAGAGGGCAGATGATAGGTTTCATTTTCCAGAGTTTCAACCTTATTCCCACTCTGAACACTCTGGAAAACGTGCTGCTGCCTCTGGAATTCCAGGAAGAAGACCCACATACAGCCCAAAAAAAAGCTGCGTACCTGCTTGAGATTGTAGGGCTCTCAGATAAAAAACATAACCTGCCTTCCCAGCTTTCAGGCGGGCAGAGGCAGAGGGTTGCAATAGCTCGCTCGTTGGCTGTGAACCCGCCTGTAATCCTGGCTGATGAACCTACAGGAAACCTTGACAGCAAGACTGGGAATTACATCCTGGAATTTCTGAACAGTTTGAACAAGAAAGAAGGCAAGACGGTTATCATTGTGACCCATGACCTGGAACTTATAAAATACGCTACAAGAATTGTGTACATCAGGGATGGCCGGATAGAAAAAGTCGAGGAATGCATACTAGATGAAGGGAGGAAATAA
- a CDS encoding helix-turn-helix transcriptional regulator, giving the protein MNLRLFIVCIAAVLALVGPALADSTATIHGAVYGWDTFEPLENAVVEVNSTPSQSMVARYGMYSFDLVPGDYTIKARYYQNSTLLYSAEETVKVKDDGTYVFDLLLLPIYSDELMDSSGVDGFSRSLNNGAVNSSSNNISPVTEIATGHVTGSGKGNSSNTDPARGAGSLSMNYLLTALLLFFLLIAGYKFARKDKKIEENKPEEREYITGKRHATKNLSKPAKVELTAKAPAKRTELSHKSVDRRIEATPEDLESGIRQDCQAQEPKVKLSEKISATESVADPVEEPVSDPVMQSPKEPLKELEKELEKELEKEPIREPVKSPVKELLPEIPEKKATAEQAEVKVGSRVNETEPVRSEPQGEKQAMSFEETGDKPSVISENEISASRKKLPLPTDLQEVMDIIRGQGGRITQKDLRSRLKYSEGKVSLMLADLERRELIEKFKRGRGNVIILRDEER; this is encoded by the coding sequence ATGAATCTGAGGCTCTTTATTGTTTGTATCGCTGCTGTACTTGCTTTAGTTGGACCTGCCTTAGCGGACAGCACGGCTACAATCCACGGTGCAGTATACGGCTGGGATACCTTCGAGCCTCTTGAGAATGCCGTGGTTGAGGTAAATTCCACTCCCTCGCAGTCTATGGTGGCAAGGTATGGCATGTATTCTTTTGATCTGGTGCCAGGGGATTACACTATTAAAGCCAGGTATTATCAAAACAGCACCCTTCTTTATTCGGCAGAAGAGACAGTTAAAGTTAAAGATGATGGAACGTATGTATTTGACCTCCTGCTTCTTCCGATCTATTCTGATGAACTCATGGACAGTTCCGGAGTAGACGGATTTTCAAGGAGCCTGAACAATGGCGCGGTAAACTCGTCCTCGAATAATATAAGCCCTGTAACCGAAATAGCCACAGGTCACGTAACAGGTTCTGGTAAAGGTAATTCAAGCAATACTGATCCAGCCAGAGGAGCCGGCTCTTTGAGTATGAATTATCTGCTGACAGCTCTTTTACTTTTTTTCCTGCTTATAGCAGGTTACAAATTTGCTAGAAAGGATAAGAAGATAGAGGAAAATAAGCCTGAGGAAAGGGAATATATAACCGGAAAAAGACATGCGACCAAAAATCTCTCCAAGCCCGCTAAGGTCGAACTCACGGCAAAAGCTCCCGCTAAAAGAACAGAGCTTTCACATAAAAGTGTAGATAGAAGAATAGAAGCTACTCCTGAAGACCTGGAGTCAGGAATAAGACAGGATTGCCAAGCACAGGAACCTAAGGTAAAACTCTCAGAAAAAATATCTGCAACAGAATCGGTAGCAGATCCTGTAGAAGAGCCTGTGAGTGATCCGGTAATGCAATCTCCGAAGGAGCCATTAAAAGAACTGGAAAAAGAACTGGAAAAAGAACTGGAAAAAGAACCAATAAGAGAACCGGTAAAGTCACCAGTAAAAGAATTATTACCCGAAATACCGGAAAAGAAGGCGACGGCAGAACAAGCAGAAGTTAAAGTGGGGTCTAGGGTAAATGAAACCGAACCTGTAAGATCTGAACCTCAGGGAGAAAAACAGGCGATGTCCTTTGAGGAAACTGGGGATAAGCCTTCAGTAATCTCTGAAAATGAAATTTCTGCTTCCAGAAAGAAGCTTCCGCTTCCCACAGACCTTCAGGAGGTCATGGACATAATCCGAGGTCAAGGTGGCAGGATTACCCAGAAAGACCTGCGCAGCAGGTTGAAATACTCCGAAGGAAAGGTCAGCCTCATGCTTGCAGACCTGGAAAGAAGAGAACTGATTGAGAAATTCAAGCGGGGACGAGGAAACGTTATAATCCTGAGAGATGAGGAGCGTTAA
- a CDS encoding HEAT repeat domain-containing protein — protein MDEKIKDLIKKLERSVFAGNRAAAAEELGKLGDINALPALIEALDDSNPKVRAAAAEALGKFNNPEVVPSLVKALDDPQSPVKKTAIASLEKIGTPEAISGIVKGFGDRDRFVQKEAVKALMRIGSIEAIYGLEKALAYPDDSLRRISITALGKIDTYEAALCLVKAIESSDTKVRKHASETLGKRGKSDVLDELMETLKDPRQPVQEAASETLCKILNVSTSVPELIKALEASSRDVRKTSIEALWKIGTPEAVSGLLKALDDPDWYLRSRAAEALGDIGSPEAARGLIKAFDIYENSVRKAITCALGKNGTPEAVDGLLKALNDSDSSVRESAVVGLGKAGTDEAILGLLRALKDPKIAVREAAASALGDLKAQQAVPELIMIIENPESLIQKTAIGSLEKIGTLDAVSGLVRASESSDACVRRAALKALERINKSSPLLANATEKAEIPEEEPALKGCLKGCNSETRIETSKLSGNIHKTSSLKELELSISVEGSEESRAHQNAVPGKRKGTRLTCPYCSGNLNLPIAPNFCPFCGMKLKFKC, from the coding sequence ATGGATGAGAAGATAAAAGATCTGATTAAGAAATTGGAACGCTCGGTTTTTGCAGGAAATCGAGCGGCTGCTGCCGAAGAACTTGGAAAGTTAGGAGACATTAATGCTTTACCCGCGCTGATTGAAGCGCTGGATGACTCAAACCCAAAGGTAAGAGCAGCCGCCGCGGAAGCCCTGGGAAAATTCAATAACCCTGAGGTTGTTCCTAGTCTTGTAAAGGCACTTGATGACCCTCAAAGTCCTGTTAAAAAAACGGCTATTGCCTCCCTTGAGAAAATAGGCACACCTGAGGCTATTTCAGGTATCGTTAAAGGATTCGGGGATAGGGACAGATTTGTTCAGAAAGAGGCAGTGAAAGCTCTGATGAGGATAGGCTCCATAGAAGCGATTTACGGTCTTGAGAAAGCTCTGGCTTATCCGGATGATTCGCTGAGAAGAATTTCAATAACAGCTCTCGGAAAAATCGATACTTATGAAGCTGCTCTCTGCCTGGTAAAAGCAATTGAAAGCTCAGATACTAAAGTAAGGAAGCATGCATCCGAAACTCTTGGAAAAAGAGGAAAATCAGATGTGCTTGACGAGCTTATGGAAACCCTTAAGGATCCGAGGCAGCCTGTGCAGGAAGCAGCATCTGAGACTCTTTGTAAGATCTTAAATGTGTCAACATCAGTACCTGAGCTTATCAAGGCTCTCGAAGCTTCGAGCAGGGATGTGAGGAAAACTTCTATTGAGGCCCTCTGGAAGATAGGAACGCCTGAGGCTGTCTCGGGGCTTTTAAAAGCCCTGGATGACCCGGACTGGTATCTGAGAAGCAGGGCTGCTGAAGCCCTTGGGGATATTGGTTCTCCTGAAGCAGCCCGTGGGTTGATTAAAGCTTTCGATATCTATGAGAACTCTGTAAGGAAGGCGATTACCTGTGCCCTTGGAAAAAACGGGACCCCTGAAGCCGTAGATGGGTTATTGAAAGCTCTTAACGACTCCGACAGTTCAGTAAGGGAATCGGCAGTTGTGGGTCTTGGAAAAGCAGGCACTGATGAGGCTATATTAGGGCTTTTGAGAGCCCTTAAGGATCCCAAAATCGCGGTTAGAGAAGCTGCGGCTTCAGCACTTGGGGATCTCAAAGCGCAGCAGGCTGTTCCAGAGCTGATAATGATTATTGAAAATCCTGAAAGTCTAATACAAAAAACCGCGATTGGATCACTTGAGAAAATCGGTACCCTTGATGCAGTTTCAGGACTTGTCAGAGCCAGTGAAAGTTCAGATGCCTGCGTAAGAAGGGCTGCATTAAAAGCTCTAGAAAGAATTAATAAATCCAGTCCGTTACTGGCAAATGCTACGGAAAAGGCCGAAATCCCTGAGGAGGAGCCTGCCCTGAAGGGCTGCCTGAAAGGCTGTAATTCTGAAACTCGGATTGAAACTTCAAAGCTTTCAGGTAATATTCATAAAACGAGTTCTCTTAAGGAGCTTGAACTCTCAATTTCTGTTGAAGGGAGCGAAGAGTCCAGAGCCCATCAAAACGCAGTTCCTGGAAAGAGAAAAGGTACCAGGCTGACCTGCCCTTACTGTTCAGGAAATTTGAATCTACCCATTGCTCCTAATTTCTGTCCATTTTGTGGGATGAAGTTGAAATTTAAGTGTTGA
- a CDS encoding carbonic anhydrase, with translation MRFNKQIFTILILSLSLSLAGSGCISEGEGAEDNVAQEITVNEFSNIRENPVTPWSPEPSAPVIDPTACIDPQASVIGKVTISANVMVSPMASIRSDEGMPIFVGNRSNVQDGVVLHALETINEEGEPIEDNIVEVDGEKYAVYIGDNVSLAHQAQVHGPASVGDDTFIGMQAFVFKSKVGNNCVLEPKSAAIGVTIPDGRYIPAGTVITSQAEADKLPEVTDDYAYSHTNEAVVYVNVHLAEGYNEIS, from the coding sequence ATGAGGTTTAATAAGCAGATCTTTACAATTCTTATTCTTTCTCTTTCACTGTCCCTCGCAGGGAGCGGGTGCATCTCAGAAGGTGAAGGAGCAGAGGACAATGTCGCACAGGAAATAACCGTGAATGAGTTTTCGAATATCAGGGAAAATCCGGTAACACCATGGAGCCCCGAACCTTCAGCACCTGTGATTGACCCCACCGCCTGTATTGACCCCCAGGCTTCAGTCATAGGAAAGGTGACAATAAGTGCCAACGTTATGGTTTCCCCCATGGCGTCTATTAGGAGTGACGAAGGAATGCCAATTTTCGTAGGAAACAGAAGCAATGTCCAGGACGGAGTTGTGCTTCATGCCCTTGAAACAATAAATGAAGAAGGCGAACCTATAGAAGACAACATTGTTGAAGTTGATGGCGAGAAATACGCGGTTTATATAGGAGATAATGTTTCACTTGCCCATCAAGCTCAGGTTCATGGTCCAGCATCGGTAGGCGATGATACCTTTATCGGTATGCAGGCTTTCGTATTCAAATCAAAGGTAGGGAACAACTGTGTACTTGAGCCGAAATCAGCAGCAATTGGCGTAACCATTCCTGATGGTAGGTATATCCCGGCAGGTACGGTTATCACTTCGCAGGCCGAAGCAGATAAGCTGCCAGAGGTTACCGATGATTACGCATACAGCCATACTAACGAAGCTGTAGTATATGTAAATGTCCACCTTGCCGAGGGTTATAACGAAATTTCATAA